CCTATATGATTATCTCTAGTTTCTCCTCTTTCTGTATTGTTGATGCTTTATTTGTTTGCATGTcctgccccccccctcccatttagacaataagctccttgaaaacaggtactgttttctctttctttttcaatgcTTAACACattgtctggtacatagtaggtgcttgataaatatttatgaatttagGGAAATGGATTAAGGGTAGAAACTATACTTACCTTTTAACTTGTCAAAATCTCTTGCTTCCCATCCTCTGATGGAGTTATGGCCCACCTAAAAGTGTTTTCTTCTCCTCTATTCAGAAAGGATTAAATATAAATCTATTGGTTCCTTTGATTAGTTTGGGAGAATCCATGAAGGGAATTGGCCAGAGAAAGATCTGAGTAGTGCTTATTCTAGAATGTTAACCCCaaactctatttaaaatattatgacACTTTCCTTGTCTGGAATTCCTATAAATGTTACTGCAAATcttgaaatagaaacaaaatttgaGCTCATGGCaatggggaaggggtggggagaggaagtaTTCCAAATGTTTTTCCTCCTAAATAGATAGGCTTAGATTTAGAATAATGTTAGtgaattaaaaaatgtttctggCAGACTATGTCTAAAATGCAGAGTtttgtattaatatttttctttgacagAAGGATGAAATAGTCAATAAGGTAACTCAATAAAGGTAGAAATAATGTAAAGTTCAAaatacagtgtgtgtgtgtgcttctgtcatttatttatttatttatttattgagcttTGACTTTGGTACTTTATTGCACCACACTGGGTgatcagggaggactagcacctctgggaCTACTCATCCACTTTTTCCCTGATCCTCACCTATGGCTCCCAGAAGCTGTATCATGTGCAGTGGCTACAGCCCAGTAAAACTATCTCCAAATGGTTTAGGTCAAAAAGAAATAACCCCTCTCAAAGTAATGACAGCCCTCTTAACCTTTGGTGAATTAGAAGCCAAATATGTACCAAGCAGATGAAGGGAAGACTTCCCCCTGGAAGAGAcacatgagaacaatttgttccatggccatgaaggtgactgaagcagcTGGAGTGCTTAGACCCTGGTCAGTTACTGTCAGTTCCTTGTCTCTGTTACCTTTCAGCAACATATAGTTCCCTACTTTACTTTAAAAATCTCTCAAGTAGCCTTGGTTGGGAACTGAGGAGGCACAGAATCGAGGCAGCTTACTATCCTGCTGCTGTGGAAAATGATCTGAaagctttagaaaaaaaatcagtgctttCATTTTACATCTATTCTGTTCCTCAGGAGGCTTTCAAAGCAATGTTGAAAAATCTGTCAAAATGTAGGAAAGACCCGATCtcgttttacagaagaagaagtaAGGACCATGGTTGTCAAATGACTTGTGCAATGTCACAGGTAGTTAAATAGTAGAGCCCAGATGCACACAGCCATCCAAGCAGCGGGAGTGGCCAGGTGGCGCAGGGCGATTGTTGGAAGAGTCAGAGCCATGACGACCATCCAGAAACTCCATGACTTCATGGCCAAACCTATGGGGGACAAGCCTGTGCAGTGCCTGGCGGACATTAGGGAAATGCTGGGCAAGGTGCTTGAGGACAAAGGTTATGACAAAGcctatgtggtcctgggcaagttcttcatgatgaaaaaagacaAAGACTTCTTCTGGGAATGGCACAGAGTCATCTGTGGGGCCAACGCCAAGCAATCACAGTGTGTGAAGTGGAAGGGAATCATGAGGTAACAAGATGTATCCTTTTTAGCCACTTTTCAAACTAAGAccagagagtgaaagagaaaactacctcCAAAAGGAGGTAGTTTAATGGAAAGAACCTAGAGgtattggaaatggaaaaaaaaaaacccaagtaggAACCTCCCATGGCTAGTGAAGCACAATCCTTGCAgttaaaaaactaaaacaagtttATTGAAGGTAGGAAGTGGTAGATAAGGTCCTAAATCTACACAACTATAGCTCATCCCACCAACCTATGCTCTCCCTTATGGGgtttgctcttctggtcttctcaagcccttcttatTCCCTGATTATATCTAGACCCcaaaaagctatctgactaccttactacagattgtctttaaaaggctgaggatgcaggactcacagatgtactgagtccttacccaaagcctggggttggctttcTAGATAAACtcaaagtcccaggtgacaaaacccttaggtttaccttaaccaagttgttTCTGACAGGTTaatctctgtacttcagggaaaggcaGGTCTCCTCCAAGGCAGTTCTCCAAACCATgaatttcctaatctttccacaagattagtcttttcccCAGGGGATGCCAAagcaaagatcctccttaccAGCTCAGAGGAAAGCCCAGACTTATAATAaagaggggtggggtgggtgggagagatttataataaaggaagaaagggtaaAAAGGGAATGGAGTCTTTCTTCTAAGCTaggacagagtgagaggaggtgTTGTTGTTAGCCAGAGGAGAGGAGGATGGATTTTGTCTTTTCCCCCTCAACCCTCTCTGACTAGACCCCCTCATAATGGCTGCCTTCAACTCCTACTGCCAGGTTCTCTGGGATCTTTGTTGAAAGAGGTTTCAGGTGTTAAACCTTTTTCTTCTGGAGAGAGAgaccctttctctcccccctcaatTCAGGCTGTCTTCTAATAAAGCAGGAGTTAGTTCTGGGTCCTAAAAACTGAGTTTATTCAAGGAAGCAGGAAAGGGACAAGGCTGATGAATGGTAAGGATTGAGATTAACACTCTtctctgctgggagccatcaagccAAAATGTCTTGACAAGGTCACACATGGTAACCAAGAGGTCACAGACTGGCTCTTTGGCAAGATGGAATTGCCCATTCAGTTTCCTCTATATGACTTCTCTTatcaacatcccttactaatggaattgccATGATTGTTAACCCCTCCCTAGCTTTAGAaagaataatataagagcaaaatattTGCACTCttatttccccaaaacatcaccaaaagatcagactcttaaatccaaacccaaaagactaccatgggttaactttaatttaggtacataattcccagcaaagtCATAACCACAAGCTGAGTCCAGAAtattcccactcacagaaacttattctcctgaagccagcatacaaatcaatcataaaggcccatacaaaatgtgcaggtacaccaagcttcatcatgcctcagtgacttgattcttccccttgagaaactccctaataaaccctgaaaaatgatcagtctaatattaagtCGGAATCGTGTTctcagtacctctcaacctcaatgtgatgattgttgaattgtctttaagagtttctgattatttcttttcattaaaagtaataagtaaatttccttgattgtttgtaagctcaaactCATAAtaggttaatgagaaaatcaagccacctgtgacaaaatcatttatcttgtgtagaacctttattctgtcaagaatcaatagttacaatacaagaatatagtatgatctcagaatgttaatcaagtgatttgttaaaagttaacatatcacttttccaattatctctatttggaCATGTGTGCccaaaaaatgggtataaaataaACACCAGACCTGGGCATGGTGAAGTAGCTAccagatgcaaagcattcccatgactgaataatatggaaaggaaaattgaagcAAGCTCTGGACTACGTGCCACTCAGGTGCAGCaaatagcagttggaatgttagagagaagatagtgACAAGAATGACAGTGGAGGGAGGAGTACTTGAAGTGACAGTTGATCTCATGACTCTttcttcctggcccttggactgtaAATAActtctctccttgtctctggatagaagttcctgtattcctggatctttcccaactgtgtgctctacctggattcctgtgatcatgtcttTGACCAAAAAGATTTAAGGGGagcggtttgaactgtaaggccagtctttagggtatcagcctgaagagacaggcccaaccagctctgaaggtcagaactttttcttcctcttgctgtctactgctaaagactttgaacttaagaaagctagcatagattagcatagataggaataaaataaaccctccaccagcctgcgaggcctgacctcagctcaaaagttgagagagactcaaacccaatctagggaactcctcttccctcttccctgatacctcccattccaaacttgttattaaattcatctttatttaaataaccacagtcagataagaagactatcaatttcaggggacatagagggagttgaacctaaggacagccattcatccctaaatggtccttattggacccctgctgggaaACCTTGgtttggggaaaggcttgtcccttgcggggggtggggggggggggtccgtGCTTACCTGCTCGGGGTATCTTCagcatcaatcaatagagaagacatttcctcaggctatcataggtgacccatttctcaggaacccaaattttcaaagatagcctctcagcaggggtatcactctccttttacctcactggcagtcatattcctctctcccttcaactcctcatttccctgtcataaaaccttccttatcccctgtaccctCTTCAGTCCTCAAGaatccctttaaatattacagttttggagagccagccaggagagagagagtcacaagaccaactgtcaCTTCAAAtaaccctccccccaccaactgtcactCATTCttattaatatcttctctctaacattccaacttctatttgttccacctgagtggcagacagtccagaacttgcttcagttttcctttccacacttccgtgttattttcttgactgaccaTTCGCCACCTGCCTGGAACCCCTGGAGCCCTGCCCCAGCACTTCCCCCCCATTCCACCCTCTGAGCATCAGATCAAATCTATAGATTTGTCATATGCTCTTGACTATAGAAATCCCCCCCTATTCTAAACCCATTCTATCTTActtatctaaaaataaaacaaacagttCTTACCTAAAACTTAACTATCTATTCTTCTCTTATACTAAGGAATTGggggaaaaggaaattacaataacatgaaggaaaacaaatacaaaagttgCAATAACAATAGTAAAATTCAACATACAGAatgtaacaaaatataacaaGAACATAAAAAATTGCAACATGCAAGGTACAAAcagttacaaaagaaaataacttttcatTGTAACACTAATCTACCTAAAAATCTTATAACAATCTGTCAAACATTGTAACTATCTTATCCTACCAAAATCCTATCCTTGGAACCTTTAACTATGCACACATTTTACAGTTATGTACAAAATTTTCTGTACAAATTTACAAATATACAGAgattataaaaatgcaaattttgCACTCTTGCAACTATACACCctcaaatatacataaatattcagcaatatgtaaaaatatacagCAATATACAAAATCTATACAAAATTTACAATACCTACATATTTTACACACTTATTTACACACTTGGTTACCCTATGTAATACTATGAGAAGGATaccatatacaaaatatattacaaatatttttatacaaaggGGGTTAGAGATATGTACATTTTTGTGTAAGAAAATTTCTGCCCTCTGATAatactaaaaaaatataaaatgaaatctaCATAATCCTATGTGTCCTAATAATACCTGAGTGAAATATCCCAAATTCATTTCATCCAGGTAAGATTTTATAATCTAATATGAATATCTTTTGATTAATGTATCCTAAATATATATGTTGGATGCAATCATACTAACCAAATCTTCAGATACTCCTCTTCTGTTGTTGCCTttgtctcctcttctctcttcttactcCATCTGCTTTATAATATGTACTGATGCATGTAGCTATAGTGAACATATGCTTGTGTGCAACATGATACAAAACCTTACAAACCAAATACATATCAGTCTATCATACTTTTCTGTAATAAATCCTTGAGTAAGTCTATCATTCTGCCAGTGTCCAGTCTACTGTATTTCCTCTGCAATTCTGCCATGATGTCTTCTTTCTTCAGTCCTCTCCATCTGATCCATTGTCCTCCTCCTTGATCTTTCTGCTTGTAGACATATTGCCTGATGATAATCTTTCAGCAATCTCTCCTTCATCTTCTTCTtgatctctttcttctccttctactaCTCTAGGAACCTTTTTAACATGTGAGCAATAAAACCACGACTCTTTCTCTAAAACTTTTATTGCAGAAGGTGAAGTTAAAATTACCGTGAATGGACCAACCCATGATTGTTGGATTGCTGAGGTTTTATCAAAATTCTTTATATAAATTGAGTCACctgactatgcccaaagggcaataaaagactgtctgccctttgatccagccatagcactgctgggtttgtaccacaaagagatggacaaaaagacttgtacaaaaatattcatagctgcgctctttgtggtggccaaaaattggaaaacgaggggatgcccatcaattggggaatggctgaacaaattgtggtatatgttggtgatggaatactattgtgctaaaaggaataataaagtggaggaattccatggagactggaacaacctccaggaagtgatgcagagcgaaaggagcagaaccaggagaacattgtacacagagactgatacactgtggtacaatcgaacataatggacttctccattagtggtggtgtaatgtccctgaacaatctgcagggatctaaaaaacactatccacaagcagaggacaaactgtgggagtaaaaacactgaggaaaatcaactgcttgactacaggggttgaagggacatatctgaggacagactctaaatgaacactctaatgcaaataccaacaacatggaaatgggttcgaatcaagagcacatgtgatacccagtggaatcatgcattggctatgggagaagtggggggtggggaggaaaagaaaatgatctttgtctctaatgaataatacttggaaatgatcaaataaaatattgttttaaaaaaataaattgagtcaCCTGGCTTGATATTATGTAATGAATAATGCAGAGGACTACTCTGAACTAAAAGTCCCATATCTTGCAGTTCTCTTAATCTATTTTATAAGGTACTTATGTAGGATGCTATTTGGATATCACCCCCTAACATTGAAGCATAGGCAGTTTTACAACTTTTGTCTTATAAAGGTGGATGACCATACAACATTTCAAATGGTAAAATATGAATATCAGCCCTTGGTCTTGTATGGATATAGAATAACACTAGGGGTAAGTTGGGGCATTTTGTGCTGCATAATGGGCAGTTACATTAGCATAGTGATTACCTTGAGAAACTGGATCTCTGCCAAAAGAATGACCTCTGCAGTGTATCACAgccaattcttttgtttttttaatagctgCCAGTAACTCTGTGATAATCTCCACATGAGTTATCTGTTTTCCCCCTGATGTAATAAAACCTCTCTGCTTCCAGATGAAACCCATTGCATGGCAGATTGAGAATACATAATgagaatttatatatacattagcCCATTTGCCTTCAGCTAACATACAGTCATATTTCAGAGTTGGTAAACTGCCCCTTGTGCACTCATATTTTTGGGTAATGaaccataccacagtgtctcaaattcagTGACCACTGCTGCTTCTATAAAACAGATACCATTCTGCATGAAAGACAAACTGTCTGTGAATAACACAAGGTCAGGATTGTTTAGTGATGTATCTTTCAAATCCTTCCTTGGTTGTTCTATTAATTGGAGTACTTCAGTACAGTCATGTAATGGTTCCCCATTTGTTGGCAAATCAGGTAATAGTGTGGCTGGATTTAAAACACTACACCTCTTGATTTGTATGTTTTCATTCCCAAGAAGAACTATGTCATATTTGACTATACATTGTTCAGAAAAAGCCTGAGTGCGATACTTCAACATAACGGCTTCAATTTGGTGTGGACAAAAGGCTGTCAATGGTCACCCGAGAACTAAGT
This DNA window, taken from Monodelphis domestica isolate mMonDom1 chromosome 6, mMonDom1.pri, whole genome shotgun sequence, encodes the following:
- the LOC130455067 gene encoding barrier-to-autointegration factor-like, which codes for MHTAIQAAGVARWRRAIVGRVRAMTTIQKLHDFMAKPMGDKPVQCLADIREMLGKVLEDKGYDKAYVVLGKFFMMKKDKDFFWEWHRVICGANAKQSQCVKWKGIMR